The proteins below come from a single Agrobacterium vitis genomic window:
- a CDS encoding FAD-dependent oxidoreductase has protein sequence MTYKNFTVETDADGIALVTWDMPDKSMNVFTMEVMDEIEAIVDATVADAAVKGVVFTSGKSAFSGGADLSMIRGMFSMVEEERAKDPANAVQKLFDAAGRMSWLWRKIETNGKPWVSAINGTCMGGAFELSLSCHGRVVSNGKSVKLALPEVKVGIFPGAGGTQRVPRLANAQDALQMMTTGQTLTPQRAKAMNLVHQVVEPDQLITAAKQMIKDGLKPVAPWDEKGFKAPGGGIWTPASAQLWPAAPAVLRRETSGNYPAALAILKCVYEGLQVPFDTGLRIEQRYFTEIVQTTEAFSMIRSLFISLQELGKGARRPAGQPKSTIKKVGVVGAGFMGASIAYVTAAAGLPVVLIDRDMEAANKGRSVAEGLVSGAIGKGKMSKEDGEKLLSLITPSDDYSALSDADLVIEAVFEDRDVKKAVIEKIEAVLPEGAIFASNTSTLPITGLAKNSKRPVDFIGIHFFSPVEKMMLTEVILGKETGDKALAVALDYVAAIKKTPIVVNDTRGFFVNRCVLRYMAESYDMLLEGVPPVMIENAAKFAGMPVGPLSLNDEVAIDLSYKILKATIADLGEKAVDPRHMELVARMVEKEERFGRKNGKGFYDYPAKPAKKHVWPGLKDFYPQQKPDDVNVKTLQERFLATIALEAARTMEEGIVVDPREADVGSILGFGFAPYTGGALSYIDGMGVKTFVALCERLAKDYGPHFAPTPLLKEMAQKGETFYGRFDPYGAAKQAA, from the coding sequence CAAATCCGCCTTTTCCGGCGGAGCCGATCTCAGCATGATCCGCGGCATGTTCTCCATGGTAGAGGAAGAACGCGCCAAGGACCCGGCCAATGCCGTGCAAAAACTGTTCGACGCCGCTGGCCGGATGAGCTGGCTGTGGCGCAAGATCGAGACCAATGGCAAGCCCTGGGTATCGGCCATCAACGGCACCTGCATGGGCGGCGCATTCGAACTCTCCCTGTCTTGCCATGGCCGCGTGGTCTCCAACGGCAAATCGGTGAAGCTGGCGCTGCCCGAAGTCAAGGTTGGCATTTTCCCCGGCGCGGGTGGCACGCAGCGTGTGCCGCGTCTGGCCAATGCCCAGGACGCCCTGCAAATGATGACCACCGGCCAGACCCTGACGCCGCAACGCGCCAAGGCCATGAACCTCGTGCATCAGGTGGTGGAGCCGGACCAGCTCATTACAGCCGCAAAGCAGATGATCAAGGATGGCTTGAAGCCGGTTGCCCCCTGGGATGAAAAAGGCTTCAAAGCCCCAGGCGGTGGCATCTGGACACCGGCATCGGCCCAGCTTTGGCCAGCGGCACCGGCTGTGCTGCGCCGTGAAACCTCCGGCAATTACCCGGCCGCCCTGGCGATCCTGAAATGCGTTTACGAAGGCTTGCAGGTGCCGTTCGACACCGGCCTTCGCATCGAGCAGCGCTATTTCACCGAAATCGTCCAGACCACTGAAGCCTTCTCGATGATCCGCTCGCTGTTCATCTCACTTCAGGAGCTTGGCAAGGGCGCGCGCCGCCCGGCTGGCCAGCCGAAAAGCACCATCAAGAAGGTTGGCGTGGTTGGCGCTGGTTTCATGGGCGCATCGATTGCCTATGTCACCGCCGCCGCCGGTCTGCCCGTAGTGCTGATCGACCGCGACATGGAGGCTGCCAACAAGGGCAGGTCCGTGGCCGAAGGCCTGGTGTCGGGTGCAATCGGCAAGGGCAAGATGAGCAAGGAAGACGGCGAAAAGCTGCTGTCTCTGATCACGCCCAGCGACGATTATTCCGCCCTGTCGGATGCCGATCTGGTGATCGAAGCGGTGTTTGAAGACCGCGACGTCAAGAAGGCCGTGATTGAAAAGATTGAGGCCGTGCTGCCGGAAGGGGCAATTTTTGCCTCCAACACCTCGACCCTGCCGATCACGGGTCTTGCCAAGAACTCCAAACGCCCAGTGGATTTCATCGGCATCCATTTCTTCTCGCCGGTCGAAAAGATGATGCTGACGGAAGTCATCCTCGGCAAGGAGACCGGCGACAAGGCGCTGGCGGTGGCTCTCGACTATGTGGCAGCCATCAAGAAGACACCGATTGTCGTCAATGACACCCGTGGTTTCTTCGTCAACCGCTGCGTACTGCGCTACATGGCGGAAAGCTACGACATGTTGCTGGAAGGCGTGCCGCCGGTGATGATCGAAAATGCCGCGAAATTCGCCGGCATGCCGGTTGGTCCGCTGTCCCTCAACGATGAAGTGGCAATCGATCTGTCCTACAAGATCCTCAAGGCCACCATTGCCGATCTTGGTGAGAAGGCCGTGGACCCGCGCCATATGGAACTGGTGGCCCGCATGGTCGAGAAGGAAGAACGCTTTGGTCGCAAGAACGGCAAGGGTTTCTATGATTACCCCGCCAAGCCTGCCAAAAAGCATGTCTGGCCGGGCCTGAAGGACTTTTATCCGCAGCAAAAGCCTGATGACGTCAATGTCAAAACCCTGCAAGAGCGTTTCCTGGCGACCATCGCCCTGGAAGCGGCCCGCACCATGGAAGAAGGCATCGTGGTTGACCCGCGCGAAGCTGATGTCGGCTCTATCCTCGGCTTCGGCTTTGCCCCCTATACCGGCGGCGCGCTGTCCTACATCGACGGCATGGGCGTGAAGACCTTCGTGGCACTCTGCGAACGGCTGGCCAAGGACTACGGCCCGCATTTTGCACCAACGCCGCTGCTCAAGGAGATGGCGCAGAAGGGCGAGACCTTCTACGGGCGGTTTGATCCCTATGGGGCAGCCAAGCAGGCGGCCTGA
- a CDS encoding S24 family peptidase: MLSHETIWNAIDRLAEQYHLTPSGLARKAGLDPTSFNKSKRVGPDGRMRWPSTESIAKVLEATGARIDQFVTLIGNDHHHGNAVHDTLPDGNFPPQIGTIPLLGLAQAGSGGFFDDGGFPAGQGWDLVDLPTSAKPGVYALEIQGDSMKPLYRDGDILIVEPGAPVRRGDRVVVKTCDGEVMAKVLGRQTARTVDLISINPDHPNRVLDMQDVEWIARIIWVSQ; encoded by the coding sequence ATGCTTTCACACGAGACAATCTGGAATGCGATTGACCGGCTTGCCGAGCAGTATCATTTGACGCCGTCCGGGCTGGCACGAAAGGCCGGCCTTGATCCAACCTCGTTCAACAAGTCCAAGCGGGTCGGGCCGGATGGACGTATGCGCTGGCCATCGACCGAATCCATCGCCAAGGTGCTGGAAGCGACAGGTGCGCGGATCGATCAATTCGTCACGCTGATCGGCAATGATCACCATCATGGCAATGCCGTTCACGACACATTGCCGGATGGCAATTTTCCGCCGCAGATCGGCACGATTCCACTGCTTGGCTTGGCCCAGGCGGGCTCGGGCGGGTTTTTCGACGATGGCGGTTTTCCGGCCGGACAAGGCTGGGATCTGGTGGATTTACCGACTTCCGCCAAGCCAGGCGTCTATGCCCTGGAAATTCAGGGCGACAGTATGAAGCCACTTTATCGCGATGGCGACATTCTGATCGTCGAGCCAGGAGCGCCTGTGCGCCGGGGCGACCGGGTCGTCGTCAAAACCTGCGATGGCGAGGTCATGGCCAAGGTACTGGGCCGCCAGACGGCGCGGACCGTCGATCTCATTTCGATCAATCCAGACCATCCGAACCGGGTATTGGATATGCAGGACGTCGAATGGATCGCCCGAATCATCTGGGTCAGCCAGTAG
- a CDS encoding CAP domain-containing protein: MPQAVSTQKAVSTPKAGRRELLALGGLGLGALLSGCATPSLKPSAPSDVEDETAAFLPMVNALRQKNGKSVLVNDPQAAKAAMFQANRMAQAEKMAHLIGMGDSFGARMRSGNVQLPAAENVAMLQQTADAAMQAWITSSHHLENMLGPYHGLGVAVARIPSRGNKPYWAMVLSGTPRPESEMGPPPTGIRLRIG; the protein is encoded by the coding sequence ATGCCCCAAGCCGTCTCAACGCAAAAGGCCGTCTCAACGCCAAAGGCTGGCCGCCGCGAGCTTTTGGCGCTGGGCGGCCTTGGCCTTGGAGCCCTGCTGAGCGGCTGCGCCACGCCTTCGCTCAAGCCTTCCGCCCCCTCAGATGTTGAGGACGAGACCGCCGCCTTTCTGCCAATGGTCAACGCACTGCGCCAGAAAAACGGCAAGTCGGTGCTGGTCAATGACCCACAAGCAGCCAAGGCCGCGATGTTCCAGGCCAATCGCATGGCCCAGGCGGAAAAAATGGCGCATCTGATCGGCATGGGCGACAGTTTTGGCGCGCGGATGCGCTCAGGTAATGTCCAGCTTCCAGCCGCTGAAAATGTCGCCATGTTGCAGCAGACGGCGGATGCCGCCATGCAGGCCTGGATCACCTCGTCCCATCATCTGGAAAACATGCTCGGCCCCTATCACGGGCTGGGCGTCGCCGTGGCGCGCATACCGTCACGCGGTAACAAGCCGTATTGGGCCATGGTTCTGTCCGGCACGCCACGTCCAGAGAGCGAAATGGGACCGCCGCCAACTGGCATTCGCTTAAGAATCGGGTGA
- a CDS encoding MATE family efflux transporter, producing MMTIANPPDRAFRVTHRGVLAIAIPMTIGYITTPLLGITDTAVIGRTGEAAALAGLAIGAVLFDLVFASLNFLRASTTALVAQAHGRQDARDQVAVFCRSMILSLGIGLLLLLLSPLLLKAGLALMGPQGRVAEVTSIYFSTRILAGPLTLANFTIMGFILGRGKGALALGLQIALNGVNILLSIYLGLHLGWGVSGVAWGAVAGEATATLAGLAIILARTDKALFPSLAELLDRNKLAQLFALNRDILIRSFVLLAAFTVLTRIGTGFGAVTLAANALLMNFFMIASFYLDGIANAAEQIVGRAVGARYRPAFDQAVRLTSLWSFGLALTSLLFFLGAGGAIIDMMTTAEEVRRVAREFLPWAAMTAMTGALAFQMDGVFIGAAWSSDMRNMMLAAFAGYLIALALFVPLLGNHGLWLALNLFLAFRGLFLALRLKSRRDQTFSARQ from the coding sequence TTGATGACCATCGCCAATCCCCCCGACCGCGCTTTTCGTGTGACCCATCGCGGCGTGCTGGCCATCGCCATTCCGATGACCATTGGCTATATAACCACGCCGCTTCTGGGCATTACCGATACCGCCGTCATTGGCCGAACCGGCGAAGCGGCAGCGCTTGCGGGCCTGGCAATTGGTGCCGTGCTGTTCGATCTGGTGTTTGCCAGTCTCAATTTCCTGCGCGCCTCCACCACCGCGCTGGTGGCGCAGGCCCATGGTCGTCAGGATGCACGCGATCAGGTCGCGGTGTTCTGTCGCTCCATGATCCTGTCGCTGGGCATTGGGCTGCTGTTGTTGCTGCTATCTCCCTTGCTGCTCAAGGCCGGGCTGGCGCTGATGGGGCCACAGGGACGGGTGGCTGAAGTGACGTCGATCTATTTTTCCACCCGCATCCTGGCCGGGCCGCTGACGCTCGCCAACTTCACCATCATGGGCTTTATCCTGGGGCGCGGCAAAGGCGCGCTGGCGCTTGGCCTGCAAATTGCGCTGAACGGCGTCAATATTCTGCTTTCAATCTATCTTGGTCTTCATCTTGGCTGGGGCGTATCCGGCGTCGCCTGGGGGGCCGTGGCCGGGGAAGCCACCGCCACGCTTGCGGGGTTGGCGATCATTCTGGCCCGCACCGACAAGGCACTGTTTCCGTCCCTGGCCGAATTGCTGGATCGCAACAAGCTCGCCCAATTGTTTGCCCTCAACCGCGATATCCTGATCCGTAGCTTCGTGCTGCTGGCGGCCTTCACGGTATTGACCCGGATCGGCACCGGCTTTGGGGCCGTGACCCTTGCCGCCAATGCGCTGCTGATGAATTTCTTCATGATTGCCTCCTTCTATCTGGATGGCATTGCCAATGCTGCCGAACAGATCGTTGGCCGGGCTGTCGGTGCCCGCTACCGCCCCGCTTTCGACCAGGCCGTCAGGCTCACCAGCCTCTGGTCCTTCGGACTGGCGCTCACCAGCCTGCTGTTTTTCCTGGGCGCAGGTGGAGCGATCATCGACATGATGACGACGGCTGAAGAGGTTCGCCGCGTGGCACGCGAGTTTCTGCCCTGGGCCGCCATGACCGCGATGACCGGGGCGCTGGCCTTCCAGATGGACGGGGTCTTCATCGGGGCCGCCTGGTCTAGCGATATGCGCAATATGATGCTGGCGGCCTTTGCCGGTTATCTTATTGCGCTGGCGCTGTTCGTGCCGCTGCTAGGCAATCACGGACTATGGCTGGCGCTCAACCTGTTTCTGGCGTTTCGCGGCCTTTTCCTGGCGCTGCGGCTCAAAAGCCGCCGCGATCAGACCTTCAGCGCCCGCCAGTAA
- a CDS encoding response regulator transcription factor, which translates to MAEQTIIIADDHPLFRGALRQAVSGMDGRQDIVEAGDFEAARLAADQHPDADVLLLDLAMPGVSGFSGLMALRAEFSSLPIIICSATDDCATIRRSLELGASGFISKSSGIDDIRSAIQTVLNGDIFTPSSYVEDQEQDPELADIMARLRTLTPQQNRVLGMLCEGLLNKQIAYELSVSEATIKAHVSAILLKLKVDSRTQAVIQLGRLNMAMVA; encoded by the coding sequence ATGGCTGAGCAAACAATCATTATCGCGGACGATCATCCCTTGTTTCGCGGCGCGCTTCGGCAAGCCGTGAGCGGCATGGATGGCAGGCAGGACATTGTCGAAGCTGGCGATTTCGAGGCGGCCCGACTGGCGGCGGATCAGCATCCGGATGCCGATGTTCTTCTGCTCGATCTGGCCATGCCAGGCGTCAGCGGCTTTTCCGGCCTGATGGCCTTGCGCGCGGAGTTTTCCAGCCTGCCGATCATTATCTGTTCGGCCACCGACGATTGCGCCACGATCCGCCGCTCGCTGGAGCTTGGCGCTTCCGGTTTCATTTCCAAATCCTCTGGCATCGATGACATTCGCTCCGCGATCCAGACCGTGCTTAACGGCGATATCTTCACGCCTTCATCCTATGTCGAGGATCAGGAACAGGACCCTGAGCTGGCCGATATCATGGCACGGCTGCGCACACTGACCCCTCAGCAGAACCGGGTGCTCGGCATGTTGTGCGAAGGCTTGCTGAACAAGCAGATCGCCTATGAACTCAGCGTTTCCGAAGCCACGATCAAGGCGCATGTCTCCGCCATTCTGCTCAAGCTCAAGGTCGATAGCCGAACCCAGGCGGTCATCCAACTGGGGCGGCTCAATATGGCCATGGTCGCTTGA
- a CDS encoding tellurite resistance TerB family protein: MTPQVTLQDALIFAMVMTSAVDNAMDDRELERIGNLVSSTPVFEGFDKSAVLDVARRCATMLAGPEGLDITLETIRDALPERLYDTAYALAVEVAAVDHTVLPEEIRLLQLLRDRLGLDKLTCAAIERSAIARYRKP, from the coding sequence ATGACCCCCCAGGTGACCCTTCAGGATGCCCTGATTTTCGCAATGGTGATGACCTCGGCCGTCGACAATGCCATGGATGACCGGGAACTTGAGCGGATCGGCAATCTGGTCTCCAGCACGCCGGTCTTTGAAGGCTTCGATAAAAGCGCCGTCTTGGATGTGGCCAGACGCTGCGCGACCATGCTGGCTGGGCCGGAAGGACTGGACATCACCCTGGAAACCATCCGCGACGCGCTGCCGGAGCGCCTTTACGATACGGCCTATGCACTGGCCGTCGAAGTTGCCGCCGTTGATCATACCGTTCTGCCGGAGGAAATCCGCCTGCTGCAATTGCTGCGGGATCGTCTTGGCCTGGACAAGTTGACCTGCGCGGCCATCGAGCGCAGCGCCATTGCGCGCTATCGCAAGCCATAA
- a CDS encoding methyltransferase domain-containing protein: MHGIQPAFGHLPSGQRSSGDITADRRADYARMLSESGDHAAAAELMEQALELAPTWVAGWFLLGEYRAKAGLIETAADAYRQVLTLDPEDVFAAGLKLVLIGAQAMPEKPPSRYVAALFDDYADRFDTALVDKLDYRVPKKLAAMISRIGGADRRYRRTVDFGCGTGLLGMELRPWVDHLEGYDLSSAMLAKAREKQIYDDLAIADLSLDAEACGLFGPAKGEGRADLVTAADVLMYLGALSGVFGLAADLLERGGYFAFSVEKQLGEESFSLAQSLRYQHSEAYVVCELEAKGFTLLESQQEVIRMDGGKPIQGILFVAAKSG; this comes from the coding sequence ATGCATGGCATCCAGCCCGCCTTTGGCCATCTCCCTTCTGGACAACGATCCTCCGGTGATATCACCGCTGATCGCCGCGCTGATTATGCCCGGATGCTCTCGGAAAGCGGCGATCACGCCGCTGCCGCAGAGCTGATGGAACAGGCGCTGGAACTCGCGCCGACGTGGGTGGCGGGGTGGTTTCTGCTGGGGGAATACCGGGCCAAGGCGGGCTTGATCGAGACGGCAGCGGATGCCTATCGGCAGGTGCTGACACTCGACCCCGAGGATGTTTTTGCCGCCGGGCTGAAACTGGTGCTGATCGGCGCGCAAGCCATGCCGGAAAAGCCGCCGAGCCGCTATGTGGCGGCGCTGTTTGATGATTATGCCGACCGCTTCGACACAGCCCTTGTGGACAAGCTGGACTACCGGGTGCCGAAAAAGCTGGCGGCGATGATTTCACGGATTGGTGGTGCGGACCGGCGCTATCGCCGCACTGTGGATTTCGGTTGCGGCACTGGCCTGCTGGGCATGGAACTGCGGCCATGGGTCGATCATCTTGAGGGTTACGATCTGTCGTCGGCCATGCTGGCCAAGGCACGGGAAAAACAGATCTACGATGATCTGGCGATCGCGGATTTGTCGCTTGATGCGGAGGCCTGCGGTCTGTTTGGTCCTGCAAAGGGCGAGGGGCGTGCTGATCTGGTGACGGCAGCTGATGTGCTGATGTATCTTGGCGCATTGTCCGGCGTCTTTGGGCTGGCGGCCGATCTTCTGGAACGGGGCGGCTATTTCGCTTTTTCCGTCGAAAAACAGCTGGGGGAGGAGAGCTTCAGCCTGGCGCAGTCGCTGCGCTACCAGCATAGCGAGGCCTATGTGGTCTGCGAACTGGAAGCCAAAGGCTTTACCCTGCTCGAAAGCCAGCAGGAGGTCATTCGCATGGATGGCGGAAAACCCATCCAAGGCATTCTGTTTGTTGCGGCTAAGAGCGGCTGA
- a CDS encoding DUF952 domain-containing protein, which yields MANAIYKIVPDALWQKARADGVFAGAPIDLQDGFIHFSTAIQAKDTARLHFAGQQDLLLVAVDGEALGAALIFEPSRGGALFPHLYAPLPLSAVLWEKPLPLGKDGLHQFPEEMA from the coding sequence ATGGCAAATGCAATCTACAAGATCGTGCCAGACGCCCTCTGGCAAAAGGCCCGTGCCGATGGTGTGTTTGCCGGTGCGCCAATCGATCTCCAGGACGGTTTCATCCATTTTTCCACTGCGATCCAGGCGAAGGACACCGCAAGATTGCATTTTGCCGGACAACAAGACCTGTTGCTGGTCGCGGTCGATGGGGAGGCACTGGGAGCGGCCCTGATATTTGAACCCTCACGCGGCGGCGCGCTGTTTCCGCATCTTTATGCACCCTTGCCGCTCTCCGCTGTTTTATGGGAAAAACCGCTGCCGCTTGGAAAAGACGGCCTGCACCAGTTTCCGGAGGAGATGGCATGA
- a CDS encoding DUF6460 domain-containing protein: MTDGVNRFLGDSIGRTIIKLLVVSVIVGFVMRIFGIYPYDIIEGIRHFVLDVWHKGFAALGQFGDYLLLGASIVIPVFILIRLLNLRK; encoded by the coding sequence ATGACCGATGGCGTGAACAGATTTCTGGGCGATTCGATTGGCCGAACGATCATCAAACTGCTCGTCGTTTCGGTGATCGTCGGCTTTGTCATGCGGATATTCGGCATTTACCCCTATGACATCATCGAGGGTATCCGGCATTTCGTCCTGGATGTCTGGCACAAGGGGTTTGCGGCGCTGGGCCAGTTCGGGGACTATTTGTTGCTGGGTGCCAGTATCGTCATTCCGGTTTTCATCCTGATCCGGCTTCTCAATCTGCGGAAATAA
- a CDS encoding dienelactone hydrolase family protein: MRVGRFLLAAVLILTAGQANSAGLKSFDIPADGEGPLLKAVEWSPCAKPDGEIKAGPFILSGVRDCPVEGENRPLIVISHGFGGTNLSHHDTAEALADAGFVVVAINHPDDTAANKERQHNLKALISRPVDVKRVIDFMLGSSPDAARIDPQSIGFFGFSRGGYTGLVLAGANPDFGSLRSPCQDQTGAACDHANRDAFPNVALHHDQRIKAFVIADPLSSVFSAPSSVQNVNAPIQMWGSQYGGDGVSPENLLTVARNLPDKPDFHVVPNSEHFAFLTVCPAELTKSLPELCSDRPGFDRAAFHQGLNSQVVTFFKAHL; this comes from the coding sequence GTGAGGGTTGGGAGATTTCTGCTTGCTGCGGTGCTTATTTTGACCGCAGGGCAGGCGAATAGTGCGGGTTTGAAGTCCTTCGACATTCCTGCCGATGGTGAAGGACCCCTGCTGAAAGCTGTGGAGTGGTCGCCCTGTGCAAAGCCAGATGGAGAGATTAAGGCTGGCCCCTTTATTCTTTCGGGGGTTCGAGATTGTCCGGTTGAGGGAGAAAATCGACCACTGATTGTGATTTCCCATGGCTTCGGCGGCACCAATCTCAGCCATCATGACACGGCAGAGGCATTGGCAGACGCAGGATTTGTCGTTGTGGCGATCAATCACCCTGACGATACCGCTGCAAACAAAGAGAGACAGCATAATCTCAAGGCTTTGATCAGTCGTCCGGTGGACGTGAAGCGGGTCATCGACTTCATGCTCGGCTCTTCCCCGGATGCAGCCAGGATTGATCCTCAGTCTATCGGCTTTTTCGGATTTTCCCGAGGTGGATATACCGGGCTTGTTCTGGCAGGGGCGAACCCGGATTTTGGAAGCTTGCGTTCACCGTGCCAAGATCAGACTGGAGCCGCCTGTGATCATGCGAACCGGGACGCCTTTCCGAACGTCGCTTTGCATCATGACCAGCGTATCAAGGCATTTGTGATCGCCGATCCACTCAGCAGTGTTTTTTCTGCGCCAAGCAGTGTGCAAAATGTCAACGCACCCATCCAGATGTGGGGTTCTCAATATGGTGGAGATGGTGTCTCTCCAGAAAACCTTTTGACAGTTGCTCGTAACTTGCCTGACAAACCTGACTTTCATGTCGTGCCAAACTCTGAGCACTTTGCATTTTTGACCGTTTGCCCCGCAGAACTGACCAAAAGCCTCCCAGAACTTTGCAGTGATAGGCCGGGGTTTGATCGAGCCGCCTTTCATCAGGGCCTTAACAGCCAGGTGGTGACATTCTTTAAGGCGCATCTGTAA
- a CDS encoding YitT family protein: protein MALMSNLFGIWNDNPARHNRAEDIQGIICGTMISALGLYLIAKIGLVTSGMAGLAFVIHYWTGWSFGLVFFLLNMPFYILSIKRVGWDFTLKTFVAVALTSFLVEIESRFIVIESINPVWGAILAGLLLGFGLLALYRHRASLGGIGILAVFVQDRFGIQAGLVQLAFDVVVMALAFTVVSPWVVGCSIIGAVVLNVFVLINHRSDRYIALR from the coding sequence ATGGCATTGATGAGCAATCTGTTCGGCATCTGGAACGACAATCCCGCCCGTCACAACCGGGCCGAGGATATCCAGGGTATTATCTGCGGCACGATGATTTCGGCGCTCGGCCTCTATCTCATTGCCAAGATTGGTCTCGTCACCAGCGGCATGGCGGGTCTTGCCTTCGTCATCCATTACTGGACGGGCTGGAGCTTCGGTCTGGTGTTCTTCCTGCTCAACATGCCTTTCTACATTCTCTCCATCAAACGGGTCGGCTGGGATTTTACCCTCAAAACCTTCGTGGCCGTGGCGCTGACCTCGTTTCTCGTCGAAATCGAAAGCCGCTTCATCGTCATCGAGAGCATCAATCCGGTCTGGGGCGCCATCCTCGCGGGACTGTTGCTCGGCTTCGGCCTGCTGGCGCTTTACCGCCACCGCGCCAGCCTCGGCGGCATCGGTATCCTCGCGGTCTTCGTCCAGGACCGTTTTGGCATCCAGGCGGGATTGGTGCAATTGGCCTTTGACGTCGTGGTCATGGCGCTGGCCTTTACCGTGGTCAGCCCGTGGGTGGTCGGTTGCTCGATTATCGGGGCTGTGGTGCTGAATGTGTTCGTGCTGATCAACCATCGGTCGGATCGGTATATTGCTTTGCGGTGA
- a CDS encoding quinone-dependent dihydroorotate dehydrogenase, which yields MIDPFKRFARPGLFLFDAETAHGLSIAGLKTSLMPKCHLPDDPRLAQTVAGLHFPNPLGMAAGYDKNAEVPDELLGLGFGFAEVGTLTPKPQGGNPKPRIFRLVRDEAVINRLGFNNEGHEAAFARLKARSGKPGVVGINIGANKDAEDRIADYVTGIRRFYPLASYFTANISSPNTPGLRDLQAKDSLGHLLDAVLAARADEAAKAGRRVPVFLKIAPDLTEEGMDDIAEVVLARDLDGLIVSNTTLSRDGLADTRQAGEAGGLSGKPLFEKSTAVLARMRHRVGATLPIIGVGGVSSAQTALEKIKAGADLVQLYSCMVYEGPGLPVSIVKGLSQALDRDGIASIAQLRDSRVDYWRALKV from the coding sequence ATGATCGATCCGTTCAAGCGTTTCGCCCGCCCGGGCCTGTTTTTGTTCGACGCCGAAACCGCCCATGGCCTGTCGATTGCCGGGTTAAAAACCAGTCTGATGCCGAAATGCCACTTGCCGGACGATCCCCGGTTGGCGCAGACTGTTGCTGGTCTGCATTTTCCCAACCCGCTCGGCATGGCGGCAGGCTATGACAAAAACGCTGAAGTGCCGGACGAATTGCTGGGTCTCGGCTTCGGCTTTGCAGAAGTGGGAACGCTGACACCAAAGCCGCAGGGCGGTAATCCCAAGCCCCGGATTTTCCGGTTGGTCCGCGATGAAGCCGTCATCAATCGTCTCGGATTTAATAATGAAGGGCATGAGGCGGCCTTTGCCAGGCTGAAGGCGCGATCAGGCAAGCCGGGCGTGGTCGGCATCAATATTGGCGCCAACAAGGATGCCGAGGACCGGATTGCCGATTATGTCACGGGCATTCGGCGCTTTTATCCGCTGGCCAGCTATTTCACCGCTAATATTTCCTCGCCCAACACGCCGGGCCTGCGAGATTTGCAGGCAAAGGATAGTCTCGGTCACTTGCTGGATGCGGTGCTGGCCGCCCGCGCCGATGAGGCGGCCAAGGCGGGCCGTCGGGTGCCGGTCTTTCTGAAGATCGCCCCTGATCTGACCGAGGAAGGCATGGATGACATTGCTGAAGTGGTTCTGGCCCGCGATCTGGATGGGTTGATCGTCTCTAACACCACGCTGTCGCGCGATGGCCTGGCGGATACAAGGCAGGCGGGCGAGGCGGGCGGATTGTCGGGCAAGCCCTTGTTCGAGAAATCGACGGCGGTGCTGGCCCGTATGCGCCACCGGGTTGGAGCGACCCTGCCGATCATTGGCGTCGGTGGTGTTTCCTCGGCGCAGACGGCGCTGGAGAAAATCAAGGCCGGTGCCGATCTGGTGCAGCTCTATTCCTGCATGGTTTATGAAGGGCCGGGCTTGCCCGTTTCCATCGTCAAGGGCCTGTCACAGGCGCTGGACCGCGATGGCATTGCCTCGATTGCGCAACTGCGTGACAGCAGGGTTGATTACTGGCGGGCGCTGAAGGTCTGA
- a CDS encoding YagU family protein: MLENKVNRQVIVWTTLIGGFISSLVKWGSEVNMPPRVPGEVSPPGAHIDAWLGGFGFNSHSLDYIYQGVTVPGAVTLYHWLFSFAFALVYVFASAYWPKIRLWYGAFYGLIITVVMHGFLIPLLGFRNPVYANGATGWLWNLNGFELWSEILGHIYWSVSIEICMIAVLAYFARPIQGDWVKA; this comes from the coding sequence ATGTTGGAAAATAAGGTCAATCGACAGGTTATTGTCTGGACCACCCTCATAGGCGGTTTCATCAGTTCACTGGTCAAATGGGGATCTGAGGTCAATATGCCGCCGCGCGTGCCGGGCGAAGTGTCACCTCCGGGTGCTCATATCGATGCGTGGCTTGGAGGATTTGGCTTCAATTCGCATTCGCTCGATTACATCTATCAGGGCGTCACCGTGCCTGGAGCTGTCACGCTGTATCACTGGCTGTTCAGTTTCGCCTTTGCTTTGGTCTATGTTTTCGCTTCCGCTTATTGGCCGAAGATCAGGCTCTGGTATGGCGCGTTTTATGGATTGATCATCACCGTGGTGATGCATGGATTTCTCATCCCGCTGCTCGGCTTTAGAAATCCGGTTTACGCCAATGGCGCCACAGGATGGCTGTGGAACCTCAACGGGTTTGAACTCTGGAGCGAGATCCTCGGCCATATCTATTGGTCGGTATCGATTGAAATTTGCATGATTGCTGTATTGGCTTATTTCGCCAGGCCTATTCAGGGCGATTGGGTCAAAGCTTAA